A stretch of the Lolium perenne isolate Kyuss_39 chromosome 3, Kyuss_2.0, whole genome shotgun sequence genome encodes the following:
- the LOC127343728 gene encoding RHOMBOID-like protein 12, mitochondrial isoform X2, which produces MSMGRRLTQFQTLLAQQALRSATPKPRAPPIPHSRFLHCPSPPAAASRSPLSHFLRRSSGSAGTVLPASAAAVRTAAKRWLTAGSLDLFSLQRRRSPGLLSSSSAFLRRSPWARWLPSPDQVVLTLIGANVAVYMLWQVADPSFMGRHFTVSLENFKSGRLHTVLTSAFSHTDTGHLFSNMLGLYFFGSSISSMFGPSFLLNLYVAGALVGSTFFLIEKAFRAPRKQGASGAVNAIMLLQIFLNPKGLIYLYFVLPVPAALVGAAWIGLDLLSVNKGQGSASTHLGGALVAALAWARIRKGWF; this is translated from the exons ATGTCGATGGGGAGGAGACTGACGCAATTCCAGACCCTCCTCGCGCAGCAAGCCCTCCGCAGCGCTACCCCAAAGCCCAGAGCCCCACCCATCCCGCACAGCCGCTTCCTCCACTGCCCCTCCCCGCCGGCAGCCGCGTCCCGCTCCCCGCTGTCCCACTTCCTGCGGCGCAGCTCGGGCAGCGCCGGGACGGTCCTGCCAGCGAGCGCAGCGGCCGTGCGGACCGCTGCCAAGCGGTGGCTTACCGCCGGGTCGCTGGATCTCTTCTCGTTGCAGCGGAGGAGGTCCCCGGGCTTGCTCTCTTCGTCCTCTGCATTCCTCCGCCGCTCACCTTG GGCGCGCTGGCTACCATCGCCGGACCAGGTGGTGCTCACGCTTATTGGCGCAAATGTGGCCGTTTACATGCTCTGGCAAGTGGCCGATCCGAGTTTCATGGGGAGGCATTTCACG GTTTCTCTGGAAAATTTCAAGAGCGGGCGGTTGCACACGGTGCTCACGAGTGCCTTCAGCCACACAGACACAGGCCACCTCTTCAGCAATATGCTTGGTCTCTACTTCTTCGGCTCAAGC ATTTCCAGCATGTTTGGTCCTTCTTTTCTGTTGAATTTGTACGTAGCTGGAGCACTTGTTGGATCCACATTTTTCTTGATAGAAAAGGCTTTTAGAGCTCCGCGGAAACAG GGTGCGAGTGGTGCAGTTAATGCCATTATGCTTCTTCAGATTTTTCTCAATCCAAAGGGACTAATCTATCTTTACTTCGTCCTTCCTGTTCCAGCTGCCTTAGTG GGGGCTGCTTGGATTGGCCTTGATTTGTTGAGCGTCAACAAG GGGCAGGGTTCAGCTTCTACTCATTTAGGAGGTGCCCTAGTGGCTGCCCTCGCGTGGGCTCGAATTAGGAAGGGCTGGTTCTGA
- the LOC127343728 gene encoding RHOMBOID-like protein 12, mitochondrial isoform X1: MSMGRRLTQFQTLLAQQALRSATPKPRAPPIPHSRFLHCPSPPAAASRSPLSHFLRRSSGSAGTVLPASAAAVRTAAKRWLTAGSLDLFSLQRRRSPGLLSSSSAFLRRSPWARWLPSPDQVVLTLIGANVAVYMLWQVADPSFMGRHFTVSLENFKSGRLHTVLTSAFSHTDTGHLFSNMLGLYFFGSSISSMFGPSFLLNLYVAGALVGSTFFLIEKAFRAPRKQVYVGWDRSRQFGLGASGAVNAIMLLQIFLNPKGLIYLYFVLPVPAALVGAAWIGLDLLSVNKGQGSASTHLGGALVAALAWARIRKGWF; encoded by the exons ATGTCGATGGGGAGGAGACTGACGCAATTCCAGACCCTCCTCGCGCAGCAAGCCCTCCGCAGCGCTACCCCAAAGCCCAGAGCCCCACCCATCCCGCACAGCCGCTTCCTCCACTGCCCCTCCCCGCCGGCAGCCGCGTCCCGCTCCCCGCTGTCCCACTTCCTGCGGCGCAGCTCGGGCAGCGCCGGGACGGTCCTGCCAGCGAGCGCAGCGGCCGTGCGGACCGCTGCCAAGCGGTGGCTTACCGCCGGGTCGCTGGATCTCTTCTCGTTGCAGCGGAGGAGGTCCCCGGGCTTGCTCTCTTCGTCCTCTGCATTCCTCCGCCGCTCACCTTG GGCGCGCTGGCTACCATCGCCGGACCAGGTGGTGCTCACGCTTATTGGCGCAAATGTGGCCGTTTACATGCTCTGGCAAGTGGCCGATCCGAGTTTCATGGGGAGGCATTTCACG GTTTCTCTGGAAAATTTCAAGAGCGGGCGGTTGCACACGGTGCTCACGAGTGCCTTCAGCCACACAGACACAGGCCACCTCTTCAGCAATATGCTTGGTCTCTACTTCTTCGGCTCAAGC ATTTCCAGCATGTTTGGTCCTTCTTTTCTGTTGAATTTGTACGTAGCTGGAGCACTTGTTGGATCCACATTTTTCTTGATAGAAAAGGCTTTTAGAGCTCCGCGGAAACAG GTTTATGTAGGGTGGGACAGATCAAGACAGTTTGGGCTT GGTGCGAGTGGTGCAGTTAATGCCATTATGCTTCTTCAGATTTTTCTCAATCCAAAGGGACTAATCTATCTTTACTTCGTCCTTCCTGTTCCAGCTGCCTTAGTG GGGGCTGCTTGGATTGGCCTTGATTTGTTGAGCGTCAACAAG GGGCAGGGTTCAGCTTCTACTCATTTAGGAGGTGCCCTAGTGGCTGCCCTCGCGTGGGCTCGAATTAGGAAGGGCTGGTTCTGA
- the LOC127343729 gene encoding uncharacterized protein, with amino-acid sequence MSKRQGPPKHQNSYAWKPNLGRKINETEPGGRFRPLSEITGVCQRCRDQIDWKRKYGKYKAITEPAKCQKCSKRNVRQAYHNVCTGCSKELGICAKCCTSVKQLIGRDAEEVDNERKELEEAMRFARERERRTLLRLMNKSKDEESGPSVPKVADRDREGDLFPVASLDEYAEQAIQNDDSDEEEPDFVEG; translated from the exons ATGTCGAAGCGGCAGGGTCCTCCGAAGCACCAGAACAGCTACGCGTGGAAGCCCAACCTCGGCCGGAAGATCAACGAGACC GAGCCCGGAGGCAGGTTCCGTCCTCTGTCGGAGATCACCGGCGTATGCCAGCGCTGCCGGGACCAAATCGACTGGAAGCGCAA ATACGGCAAGTACAAGGCAATTACTGAGCCCGCAAAATG TCAGAAGTGCAGTAAACGGAACGTCCGGCAGGCGTACCACAACGTATGCACAG GTTGCTCCAAGGAGCTTGGGATATGTGCCAAGTGCTGCACTTCCGTTAAGCAGCTTATCGGAAG GGATGCTGAGGAAGTGGACAATGAGCGCAAAGAGCTAGAGGAG GCCATGAGATTTGCTAGGGAGAGGGAACGGCGCACACTACTTCGCCTT ATGAACAAAAGCAAGGACGAGGAGAGTGGGCCATCAGTCCCAAAGGTTGCAGACCGAGATAGAGAAGGCGACCTTTTCCCTGTTGCATCTCTTGACGAATATGCTGAACAAGCTATACAGAATGATGATTCTGATGAAGAAGAGCCAGATTTTGTAGAAGGTTAA
- the LOC127343730 gene encoding UDP-arabinopyranose mutase 1, with product MAPLLKDELDIVIPTIRNLDFLEMWRPFFQPYHLIIVQDGDPAKTIKVPEGFDYELYNRNDINRILGPRSSCISFKDSACRCFGYMVSKKKYIFTIDDDCFVAKDPSGKDIDALAKHIQNLLCPSTPLFFNTLYDPYADGADFVRGYPFSLREGVPTAVSHGLWLNIPDYDAPTQLVKPRERNGRYVDAVMTIPKGTLFPMCGMNLAFDRDLIGPAMYFGLMGDGQPIGRYDDMWAGWCVKVICDHLGLGVKTGLPYIWHSKASNPFVNLKKEYKGIFWQEDIIPFFQAATLSKDCDTVQKCYLSLSHQVRDKLGKIDPYFAKLADAMVTWIEAWDTLNPKEGAQANGKPKGK from the exons ATGGCGCCGCTGCTCAAGGACGAGCTGGACATCGTCATCCCGACGATCCGGAACCTGGACTTCCTCGAGATGTGGCGGCCCTTCTTCCAGCCGTACCACCTCATCATCGTGCAGGACGGCGACCCGGCCAAGACGATCAAGGTGCCCGAGGGCTTCGACTACGAGCTCTACAACCGCAACGACATCAACCGTATCCTCGGCCCCAGGTCCTCCTGCATCTCCTTCAAGGACTCCGCATGCCGCTGCTTCGGCTACATGGTCTCCAAgaagaagtacattttcaccatcGACGACGACTGCTTC GTGGCCAAGGACCCGTCGGGGAAGGACATCGACGCGCTGGCGAAGCACATCCAGAACCTGCTCTGCCCGTCCACGCCGCTCTTCTTCAACACCCTCTACGACCCCTACGCCGACGGCGCCGACTTCGTGCGCGGCTACCCGTTCAGCCTCCGGGAGGGGGTGCCGACCGCCGTGTCGCACGGCCTCTGGCTCAACATCCCCGACTACGACGCGCCCACGCAGCTGGTCAAGCCGCGGGAGCGCAACGGCAGGTACGTCGACGCCGTCATGACCATCCCCAAGGGCACCCTCTTCCCCATGTGCGGCATGAACCTCGCCTTCGACCGCGACCTCATCGGACCGGCAATGTACTTCGGCCTCATGGGCGACGGCCAGCCCATCGGACGCTACGACGACATGTGGGCGGGATGGTGCGTCAAG GTGATCTGCGACCACCTTGGGCTGGGCGTCAAGACCGGGCTGCCCTACATCTGGCACAGCAAGGCCAGCAACCCCTTCGTGAACCTGAAGAAGGAGTACAAGGGCATCTTCTGGCAGGAGGACATCATCCCCTTCTTCCAGGCCGCAACGCTCTCCAAGGACTGCGACACCGTACAGAAGTGCTACCTATCGCTCTCGCACCAGGTCAGGGACAAGCTCGGCAAGATCGACCCCTActtcgccaagctcgccgacgccatgGTCACCTGGATTGAGGCATGGGACACACTCAACCCCAAAGAGGGTGCGCAAGCCAACGGCAAGCCCAAAGGGAAGTAA